The Vitis vinifera cultivar Pinot Noir 40024 chromosome 12, ASM3070453v1 genome has a segment encoding these proteins:
- the LOC100245474 gene encoding protein DMP7, with the protein MEVKVQTDEEVQRVIEQQLQPLLEHSPIPEKLMKTPLQRFIRKTFKGTAHLSNLLPTGTVLGFQMFSPILTNKGHCLTSATHSLTLGLLAACCASCFILSFTDSFRDAKGKVRYGLATSRGLWVIDGSVTLAPDVAAGYRLKFIDFVHAFMSIVVFAAVALFDQNIVKCFCPMPSEETKKLLVAVPLWTGVVCCLFFVVFPSKRHGIGFPLSRG; encoded by the coding sequence ATGGAGGTTAAGGTCCAAACTGATGAAGAAGTTCAGAGAGTGATAGAGCAGCAACTACAGCCCCTTTTGGAGCATTCACCCATACCTGAAAAACTAATGAAAACACCATTGCAGAGGTTCATTAGGAAGACTTTTAAGGGGACAGCCCATTTGTCTAATCTTCTTCCCACTGGTACAGTGCTAGGGTTCCAAATGTTTTCACCTATTCTCACAAACAAAGGCCATTGTCTCACCTCTGCCACCCACTCCCTCACATTAGGCCTGCTAGCTGCATGCTGCGCCTCGTGCTTTATCCTATCTTTCACAGACAGTTTCCGCGATGCAAAGGGCAAGGTTCGATACGGACTGGCCACTTCTCGCGGTTTGTGGGTGATTGATGGTTCAGTCACCCTTGCACCGGATGTTGCAGCTGGTTATCGGCTTAAGTTCATCGATTTCGTCCATGCCTTCATGTCGATTGTAGTTTTCGCGGCGGTTGCATTGTTTGATCAGAACATTGTGAAATGCTTCTGCCCAATGCCATCTGAGGAAACCAAGAAGCTCCTAGTGGCAGTGCCTCTCTGGACTGGTGTGGTATGTTGTCTGTTCTTTGTTGTATTCCCAAGCAAACGCCATGGAATTGGCTTCCCTCTTTCTCGTGGTTAG